Proteins from a genomic interval of Channa argus isolate prfri chromosome 11, Channa argus male v1.0, whole genome shotgun sequence:
- the ankrd34bb gene encoding ankyrin repeat domain 34Bb codes for MDESLEIRTDGSSLLKAVYLCRLRLTRLLLEGGAYINESNENGETPLMVACRTHYIDSQSVPKHKMVWYLLENGADPNIQDKLGKTALMHACLQQAGAEVLSLLLGSGADPTLEDHAGLSALVYAVNSGNRDVLKVLLDACKEKGKEVIIITTNKLPSGHQVTKQYLNVPPPPDLEERLHHTPMSCYMSASEVLPRTPPQGSSASASPQPGSPLVGLRDPKCLGSGPGLLTSRPDSPVQRPNPLCVPGVDKRLNLHRLYSEQWAKSPSLLLQQSQASSLTEEPAEITPEEEMSFRVNSLAIHGRHQAVSRHHSIDVKDASGLLRALNNMSGNENRGGGGRKSFGRKMSYDSAASSLHFASHPNLHQDSLPFPNESTPLDEDSSDCLSQLNVSSLQNVVHRRNIGIDHYSSDSQLPQFGSRDNSFKNDGGAGMGPERHKLVNSRSSTLSGSRESLESSVQKRGTAGPEQRGSGALLLDHIAHTRPGYLPPLNPHAPIPDIGVNSRSTYTLSGSSKTLNVALSGSKPILPCAPVFPRDLKAKKMLWRRHSMQSEQIKHLFNFEETLGH; via the exons ATGGATGAGTCATTGGAAATTCGAACGGATGGCAGTTCTCTGCTAAAGGCCGTCTATTTGTGTCGTCTGCGTCTGACTCGGCTGCTCCTGGAAGGAGGTGCCTACATAAATGAGAGCAATGAAAATGGAGAGACACCGCTTATGGTGGCCTGCAGGACACACTATATAGATTCCCAGAGCGTACCCAAACACAAGATGGTTTG GTATCTTCTGGAAAATGGTGCGGATCCAAACATCCAAGACAAGCTGGGGAAAACTGCTCTGATGCATGCATGCCTCCAACAAGCTGGAGCTGAAGTTCTTTCGCTACTTCTGGGCAGTGGAGCTGATCCCACTCTGGAGGATCACGCAGGGTTGTCCGCACTGGTATATGCAGTCAATTCAGGCAACAGGGACGTCCTCAAAGTCCTCCTGGATGCCTGTAAAGAAAAAGGTAAGGAGGTTATCATTATCACCACCAACAAGTTGCCATCTGGCCACCAGGTAACAAAGCAGTACCTCAATGTCCCACCGCCTCCTGACCTTGAAGAGCGTTTGCATCACACCCCAATGTCTTGTTACATGTCTGCATCCGAGGTCCTGCCACGAACTCCGCCACAGGGCTCCTCAGCAAGTGCTTCTCCTCAACCTGGTAGTCCCCTCGTTGGCCTCAGAGATCCCAAGTGTTTAGGATCGGGACCTGGCCTACTAACCTCTCGACCAGATTCTCCAGTCCAACGTCCTAATCCTTTATGTGTTCCTGGTGTAGACAAGCGACTTAATCTCCACAGGCTTTACTCAGAGCAATGGGCCAAAAGTCCCTCACTGCTGCTCCAGCAGAGTCAGGCCTCTTCTCTGACAGAGGAGCCAGCGGAAATTACACCTGAGGAGGAGATGTCCTTCAGAGTCAATAGCCTTGCCATTCACGGAAGACACCAAGCTGTATCACGGCACCACAGTATCGATGTGAAAGACGCATCTGGGCTTCTAAGAGCATTAAATAACATGTCAGGAAATGAGAATAGGGGAGGAGGTGGAAGAAAAAGCTTTGGGAGAAAGATGTCATATGATAGTGCTGCAAGTTCACTGCATTTTGCATCCCACCCAAACTTGCATCAAGACAGTCTCCCTTTTCCCAATGAATCCACTCCCTTGGATGAAGACTCCTCTGACTGTCTTAGTCAACTGAATGTTTCCAGTTTGCAAAATGTGGTCCATCGGCGGAACATTGGCATTGACCACTACAGCTCAGACTCTCAGTTGCCGCAGTTTGGCAGCCGAGACAATAGCTTCAAAAATGACGGCGGAGCTGGAATGGGACCAGAAAGACACAAACTGGTCAACAGCAGGTCATCCACTCTTTCAGGATCGAGGGAGTCCTTGGAGAGCTCTGTCCAGAAACGAGGCACAGCGGGGCCTGAGCAAAGGGGCTCAGGTGCCCTTCTTCTGGACCACATTGCCCACACTCGCCCTGGGTACCTCCCTCCTCTGAATCCCCATGCGCCTATACCAGACATTGGGGTCAACTCTAGATCTACCTACACTTTGAGTGGAAGTAGTAAGACACTGAATGTTGCTCTTTCAGGGTCAAAGCCGATTCTACCCTGTGCACCTGTTTTTCCTAGGGAtctaaaagcaaagaaaatgctGTGGCGACGCCACTCAATGCAGAGCGAGCAGATTAAACACCTGTTCAACTTTGAGGAAACGCTTGGCCACTAG